A genomic region of Catalinimonas niigatensis contains the following coding sequences:
- a CDS encoding FecR family protein — MQEDRIWNLIGRQWDGTASTEEEKEIEEWKIATPENAQLYQVIYAYWKERRVPSADNAQHVWNSVKERISQKEQETDKTPFVRKIHLYKRLLPIAASVTLLILAGYFFFSPQVSFPLYPSEIVKETPRSVRTQMVLPDGSKVWLNADSKLTYPKQFGEVSREVSLTGEAFFEVEQNPELPFIIHLENDTRIQVLGTSFNVKAYTTDEVVETAVLTGKVMFVSEKTSVRTDTTYYLTANQKLAFAKTSGTIETTEVNSQEEIAWIEGKMVFKNEKWSSIAHTLERNFNTQVHFENEALKNCRLTATFEDNSLTEILNLISLTQEFDYQKEGNTIIILGKGCPDV; from the coding sequence ATGCAAGAAGACCGTATATGGAATCTGATTGGCCGTCAATGGGATGGAACGGCCTCTACCGAAGAAGAAAAAGAAATAGAAGAATGGAAAATTGCTACTCCTGAAAATGCTCAACTTTATCAGGTGATTTATGCCTACTGGAAAGAACGCAGAGTTCCTTCAGCCGATAATGCCCAACATGTTTGGAACAGTGTAAAAGAAAGAATCTCACAAAAAGAGCAGGAAACAGACAAAACACCTTTTGTCAGGAAAATACACCTTTATAAAAGACTTTTACCCATAGCCGCTTCCGTCACTTTGCTCATCTTAGCTGGCTATTTTTTCTTCAGTCCTCAGGTCAGTTTTCCTCTTTATCCCTCTGAGATTGTTAAAGAAACTCCCAGAAGTGTCAGGACACAGATGGTACTTCCGGATGGAAGCAAAGTCTGGCTGAATGCCGATAGCAAGCTGACATATCCTAAACAATTCGGCGAGGTCAGCAGAGAGGTGAGTTTGACCGGAGAAGCTTTTTTTGAGGTTGAGCAAAACCCTGAGCTACCTTTCATCATCCATCTGGAGAACGATACCCGCATTCAGGTATTAGGCACTTCCTTCAACGTAAAAGCATACACGACTGACGAAGTAGTTGAAACGGCCGTACTGACGGGAAAAGTAATGTTTGTAAGTGAAAAAACTTCTGTACGGACAGATACGACATATTATCTCACTGCTAACCAGAAGCTGGCTTTTGCCAAAACCTCAGGAACCATTGAGACAACAGAAGTAAACAGCCAGGAGGAAATTGCCTGGATTGAAGGTAAGATGGTCTTCAAAAATGAAAAGTGGAGCAGTATCGCTCATACCCTGGAAAGAAACTTTAATACGCAGGTGCACTTTGAAAATGAAGCCCTCAAAAACTGCAGGCTTACCGCCACTTTTGAAGATAACAGCCTTACAGAAATATTGAATCTGATTAGTCTCACCCAGGAATTTGACTATCAAAAAGAAGGAAACACCATCATCATTCTGGGCAAAGGCTGTCCGGATGTATGA
- a CDS encoding enolase C-terminal domain-like protein: protein MTSGKPQERKGPKIKEIHITPIAVVDPPLLNAAGLHAPYALRTIVELVTEDNISGISEIPGNTSINADLEEAKALVIGKDPFQLNSIKRDLENHFGKESAHLRGDAPWDQRKLVHIFSAMEVACLDIMGKVTARPVVDLLGGKMRDRVPFAAYLFYKYEGAGGKLEFNTDPNAIGWAAARQAAALDPAGIVAQAQAMCREFGFQSIKLKGGAFEPRQEVDAMFALREAFGPEVPLRFDPNAIWKLETGIEYGRKMEGILEYLEDPVRGQENMAKVRRALKTPLATNMCTTSFEDIPSGIALGSEDIILSDHHFWGGLKASMELAKICETFGRDLSMHSNSHLGISLAAMVHLGAALPKPPYPLDTHYPWQSDEVIEGGRFKFEEGAIEVPQEPGLGVELDRQALAQLHQNFLDCGLTKRDDQVEMQKVIPGWQFQAVRW, encoded by the coding sequence ATGACTAGCGGAAAACCTCAGGAAAGAAAAGGTCCTAAAATCAAAGAAATCCATATCACGCCCATCGCAGTGGTTGATCCACCTTTGTTAAATGCTGCCGGACTTCATGCACCTTATGCCCTGCGTACTATTGTTGAACTGGTTACCGAGGATAACATTTCCGGGATCAGTGAAATTCCGGGAAATACCAGCATCAATGCCGACCTGGAAGAAGCCAAAGCTTTGGTCATTGGAAAAGATCCTTTCCAGCTCAATAGCATCAAGCGTGATCTGGAAAATCATTTTGGAAAAGAATCGGCTCATTTAAGAGGCGACGCTCCCTGGGACCAGAGAAAACTGGTACACATCTTCAGTGCCATGGAAGTTGCCTGTCTTGATATTATGGGAAAGGTGACGGCACGACCGGTAGTAGATTTGCTGGGAGGTAAAATGCGGGATCGTGTCCCCTTTGCGGCTTATCTTTTTTATAAGTACGAAGGGGCAGGTGGAAAATTAGAATTCAATACCGACCCCAATGCTATAGGCTGGGCAGCCGCTCGACAGGCAGCGGCCCTGGACCCCGCCGGTATAGTGGCGCAGGCGCAAGCCATGTGCAGGGAGTTTGGCTTTCAGTCTATCAAATTAAAAGGGGGGGCTTTTGAACCCCGGCAGGAAGTAGATGCCATGTTTGCGCTGAGGGAAGCTTTTGGGCCGGAGGTACCGCTACGTTTTGACCCTAATGCCATCTGGAAACTGGAAACCGGGATTGAATATGGCCGAAAGATGGAGGGTATTTTAGAATATCTGGAAGATCCGGTCAGAGGACAGGAAAATATGGCGAAGGTAAGAAGAGCTTTGAAAACTCCTTTGGCAACCAATATGTGCACGACTTCTTTTGAAGATATTCCATCGGGCATTGCGCTAGGTTCAGAGGATATCATCCTGAGCGATCATCATTTCTGGGGAGGACTGAAAGCAAGTATGGAACTGGCAAAAATTTGTGAAACCTTTGGCAGGGATTTGTCCATGCATTCCAACAGCCACCTCGGTATTTCCCTCGCTGCGATGGTACATCTGGGCGCAGCTTTACCAAAGCCGCCTTATCCTCTGGATACCCACTATCCCTGGCAGTCAGATGAAGTGATTGAGGGGGGAAGGTTCAAATTTGAAGAAGGGGCGATTGAGGTGCCCCAGGAACCAGGCCTGGGGGTAGAACTGGACAGACAGGCGCTGGCACAGCTACACCAGAACTTTTTGGATTGCGGGCTGACCAAGCGAGACGATCAGGTAGAGATGCAGAAAGTAATTCCCGGCTGGCAGTTTCAGGCCGTGCGCTGGTGA
- a CDS encoding amidohydrolase family protein, with amino-acid sequence MLKRRSFVKNLAAASALTSLPGYGLTKHINLLHLTEKNVMQNTEVIEWNAHIFSPDTQKFPFHSKASYQPDVSGQPADPLGAYLQRLDEEGIDRAVIVHPEPYGDDHALILDCLQREPDRLRGTSLFYPKDTEAPRKLAALVKQESRIIATRFHAHRGKESYLDSFADAGVRALWKQALELDLVVELHIGPNYARQAGEVLQLFPDTKVLIDHLAEPHMGTAVEFAEVLELAKYPNVYMKLSGLNHFAEDEPLYESALPFTARVIKEFGPDRMVWGSGSPQIVDAHMQKYSKADIAKVKGENLSKLLDW; translated from the coding sequence ATGTTGAAAAGAAGATCATTTGTTAAGAATTTGGCAGCGGCTTCTGCGCTTACTTCTCTGCCAGGATATGGACTGACAAAGCACATAAACTTGCTTCATTTAACAGAAAAGAATGTTATGCAAAACACCGAGGTCATAGAGTGGAATGCCCATATTTTCAGTCCTGATACTCAAAAGTTTCCTTTTCATTCCAAAGCAAGCTATCAGCCGGACGTTTCCGGGCAGCCTGCTGATCCCCTGGGCGCTTACCTGCAGCGCCTGGATGAGGAAGGGATTGATCGTGCGGTCATCGTCCATCCAGAACCCTATGGCGATGATCATGCTTTGATCCTTGACTGCCTGCAACGTGAACCTGATCGGCTGAGAGGAACCAGTCTGTTTTATCCCAAGGATACGGAAGCCCCGAGGAAACTTGCAGCCCTGGTGAAACAGGAATCCCGGATAATAGCTACCCGTTTCCATGCGCATCGCGGCAAAGAAAGCTATCTGGACAGCTTTGCTGATGCAGGAGTGCGTGCCTTGTGGAAGCAGGCCCTGGAACTGGACCTGGTTGTGGAATTGCATATTGGACCCAACTATGCACGGCAGGCGGGAGAGGTTTTACAGCTTTTTCCCGACACAAAAGTCCTCATTGATCATCTTGCCGAACCTCATATGGGAACAGCAGTGGAATTTGCGGAGGTGCTGGAGCTGGCTAAATATCCCAATGTGTACATGAAACTATCGGGACTTAACCACTTTGCAGAAGATGAACCCCTCTATGAAAGCGCCTTACCATTTACCGCTCGTGTCATCAAAGAATTTGGTCCGGATAGAATGGTATGGGGCAGTGGCAGTCCGCAGATTGTGGATGCCCATATGCAAAAATATAGCAAAGCAGATATTGCTAAAGTGAAAGGGGAGAACCTTAGCAAACTGCTGGATTGGTAA
- a CDS encoding nuclear transport factor 2 family protein yields MNKIFYVLLCLLPLNLAFVQNTTEDEVLDMEKSRFQAMINEDFDFLEKLIDDQLVYIHSNGNIDSKASFINAIREGKTSYDDIKLEESKVRIYDKTAIINGLCVFHQKNPDGSPRQTRLRYTNVYVKQKGNWKMVSWQSYKMS; encoded by the coding sequence ATGAACAAAATATTTTATGTATTGCTGTGCTTACTTCCCCTTAACTTAGCTTTTGTCCAAAACACAACTGAGGATGAAGTGCTGGATATGGAAAAAAGCCGTTTTCAGGCGATGATCAATGAGGATTTTGATTTCTTGGAAAAGTTAATTGACGACCAACTGGTGTACATCCATTCCAATGGTAATATTGATAGCAAAGCTTCTTTCATCAATGCTATAAGAGAAGGAAAAACTTCTTATGACGATATTAAGCTGGAAGAAAGTAAAGTCAGGATTTATGACAAGACCGCGATCATCAATGGCTTATGTGTTTTTCACCAGAAGAATCCTGATGGTAGCCCCAGGCAAACCAGGCTCCGCTACACCAATGTGTATGTTAAGCAAAAAGGGAACTGGAAAATGGTAAGTTGGCAATCCTATAAGATGAGTTAA
- a CDS encoding mannonate dehydratase — MKRRNFVKVTGAGAMGALGLSASQSKATHPAQPKKQVLMKVGCQHGGTTKENLEFLARHGVFHIDGGAPKVIEGVGWDLEDSLAKKEACEKYGITLEAYHLPLTSAGIDRVATPNIMLGKSPERDREIEMIQQMISVAGKTGVHLLLYNTIILPILRTGRTLDPTRGNASYSTWNYEEAVKKGMDKEKITGGGADIDEVYERITYFLDRVLPVAEEYKVKLGNHIADPPAPVGYRGITRWNSPDVFAGIKRFAQLYDSPSHGFNLCLGSAAEGLKDPKTEIIPIIKWVGERNQIFNIHLRNIKGGWNNFQEVYPDNGDMDFVQVVRALRDVGYSGMLMPDHIPQHEDPASGLQGHAFAFGYNKALIQAVAAEAIE; from the coding sequence ATGAAAAGAAGAAATTTCGTAAAAGTCACAGGCGCCGGGGCTATGGGTGCTTTAGGGTTAAGCGCCAGCCAGAGCAAAGCCACACACCCTGCCCAACCTAAAAAGCAGGTATTGATGAAAGTAGGCTGCCAACATGGCGGCACCACCAAAGAAAATCTGGAGTTTCTGGCAAGGCATGGCGTTTTTCACATAGATGGGGGAGCGCCCAAAGTGATAGAAGGCGTGGGCTGGGATTTGGAAGATTCACTGGCCAAAAAAGAAGCCTGCGAAAAGTACGGCATTACGCTGGAAGCCTATCATCTGCCTTTGACCTCAGCGGGCATTGACAGAGTGGCTACGCCTAACATCATGCTGGGCAAAAGCCCCGAACGTGACCGCGAAATTGAAATGATACAGCAGATGATATCAGTGGCAGGCAAAACAGGGGTTCATCTTCTGCTCTACAATACCATTATTCTGCCCATTTTACGTACGGGTCGCACGTTAGATCCCACCAGAGGTAATGCCTCTTACAGTACCTGGAATTATGAGGAGGCAGTGAAAAAGGGGATGGATAAAGAAAAAATTACCGGCGGAGGAGCGGATATTGATGAAGTTTATGAAAGAATCACCTATTTCCTGGACAGGGTGCTGCCAGTGGCCGAAGAGTACAAAGTGAAGTTAGGCAACCATATCGCAGACCCACCAGCACCAGTCGGTTATCGGGGGATTACCCGCTGGAACAGCCCGGATGTTTTTGCCGGTATCAAGCGTTTTGCTCAGCTGTACGACAGTCCTTCTCATGGCTTCAATCTCTGTCTGGGTTCTGCAGCTGAAGGTCTGAAAGATCCTAAAACCGAAATCATCCCGATCATTAAGTGGGTAGGGGAAAGGAATCAGATTTTCAACATCCATTTGCGCAATATCAAAGGGGGCTGGAACAATTTTCAGGAAGTGTATCCTGACAATGGAGATATGGATTTTGTACAGGTGGTCAGGGCCCTGAGGGATGTGGGGTATTCCGGCATGCTCATGCCCGATCACATTCCTCAGCATGAAGATCCTGCCAGTGGGCTGCAGGGACATGCTTTTGCGTTTGGCTACAACAAAGCCCTCATACAGGCAGTAGCAGCCGAAGCCATAGAGTAA
- a CDS encoding 2-hydroxy-3-oxopropionate reductase, with protein MEKIGFIGLGIMGKPMALNLIRAGYSLSVLAQNKAAPELREAGARLYPSPKAIASECDIIITMLPDSPQVKEVVSGEEGIGEGIRKGALFIDMSTIAPSTAKEVYHLMQEKEVEALDAPVSGGQVGAETGSVSFMVGGSEQAFERAKPLFEVMGKNIVRIGEAGAGQTTKACNQIIVGMTIQAVAEAFTLAKKAGVDLVKMREALLGGFAQSRILDLHGQRIIEQNFKPGFKIKLHRKDMNIALQAGREFSVPLYGSAQVAAHMDALLAQGKGALDHSAIALLMEQLSIQ; from the coding sequence ATGGAAAAAATCGGATTTATCGGATTAGGCATCATGGGCAAACCCATGGCGCTCAACTTAATCAGGGCAGGCTATTCCCTGTCGGTTTTAGCGCAAAACAAAGCCGCACCGGAACTGCGGGAAGCCGGAGCCAGATTATATCCCAGTCCTAAGGCTATCGCCAGTGAATGTGACATTATCATCACCATGCTTCCTGATTCGCCACAAGTAAAAGAGGTGGTGTCAGGAGAAGAGGGCATAGGGGAAGGAATCAGGAAAGGAGCCCTGTTTATTGACATGTCTACCATTGCACCTTCTACAGCCAAAGAGGTATATCATTTGATGCAGGAAAAAGAGGTAGAGGCGCTGGACGCTCCCGTTTCCGGTGGACAGGTAGGCGCTGAGACAGGAAGCGTTTCTTTTATGGTAGGCGGGAGTGAGCAGGCATTTGAAAGAGCAAAACCGCTGTTTGAAGTGATGGGCAAAAACATAGTCCGCATCGGGGAAGCGGGGGCCGGACAAACCACCAAAGCCTGTAACCAGATCATCGTAGGTATGACCATTCAGGCAGTGGCCGAAGCTTTTACCCTCGCCAAAAAAGCCGGAGTAGACCTGGTGAAAATGAGAGAAGCTCTGCTGGGAGGATTTGCCCAAAGCCGAATCCTGGACCTGCACGGGCAGCGTATCATTGAGCAAAATTTCAAACCTGGTTTTAAGATCAAATTACACCGCAAAGATATGAACATCGCCTTGCAGGCGGGCAGAGAGTTTTCCGTTCCTCTCTACGGTTCGGCACAGGTAGCAGCCCATATGGATGCATTGCTGGCGCAGGGAAAAGGAGCGTTGGACCATAGTGCGATTGCCTTACTTATGGAGCAACTATCAATTCAATAA
- a CDS encoding GntP family permease: MNSFDLTDPLFILLVGILIVVGGIIGLRLHPFLALLLGAFVVAMMTPAAAIEQYALGTGATADGARRLASQPVGERIAFQFGSTAGKIGILIAMASIIGKSMLESGAAERIVRSTLKLTGISKAPLTFLGSSFFLGIPVFFDTVFYLMIPLAKAMAIRIGKNYLLLVLCITAGAAMANSLVPPTPGPLFLVSEMKIPIGMMMIGGFLVGLVTIVVGYFYAAWANRKWPIPLRDSVDAPLKEIQSLGAKEDTHLPSLWLSLLPILIPLIFISAKAIVDVSSSAEASAADSFLWRLLVEGIAFLGEKNIALVAGGLVALLMLAMQKQGDKKAIVASVQGALMTAGVIILITSAGGAFGGMLQQTGISARIGALTQNFQMALLPLAFFITAIVRTAQGSATVAMITASGILAGMADANYLEYHQLYIGLAIACGSKLIPWMNDSGFWIVCKMSNLTEKEALKTFSPLLTIMGISGLIVIVIAAKLLPLI, from the coding sequence ATGAATTCATTTGACCTTACAGATCCGCTCTTTATCCTGCTTGTCGGGATACTGATTGTTGTCGGTGGTATCATCGGCTTACGCCTGCATCCCTTTCTGGCACTGCTGCTGGGGGCATTTGTGGTAGCCATGATGACACCCGCTGCTGCCATTGAGCAGTATGCTCTGGGTACGGGGGCTACAGCTGATGGAGCCCGGCGCCTGGCCAGTCAGCCTGTGGGAGAAAGAATAGCCTTTCAGTTTGGCAGCACGGCCGGCAAAATAGGCATCCTTATCGCGATGGCTTCCATTATTGGCAAATCTATGCTGGAAAGTGGCGCTGCGGAGAGGATTGTCCGTTCTACCCTCAAACTGACCGGCATCAGCAAGGCACCCCTGACCTTTCTGGGAAGTAGCTTTTTTTTGGGGATTCCTGTCTTTTTTGACACCGTCTTTTACCTGATGATTCCGCTGGCCAAAGCCATGGCGATACGCATAGGCAAAAATTATCTGTTGCTGGTACTCTGTATCACTGCGGGAGCTGCTATGGCCAACTCCTTGGTGCCCCCCACGCCCGGCCCCCTTTTTCTGGTCAGCGAGATGAAAATTCCCATTGGCATGATGATGATAGGCGGTTTTCTGGTAGGGCTGGTCACTATCGTGGTGGGCTATTTCTATGCAGCCTGGGCCAATCGCAAATGGCCTATTCCTCTTAGAGATTCAGTAGACGCGCCCCTCAAAGAGATTCAATCCTTAGGTGCCAAGGAAGATACCCATCTGCCCTCACTCTGGTTGTCATTACTGCCCATTTTAATTCCCTTGATTTTTATCAGTGCCAAAGCCATCGTGGATGTTTCTTCCTCTGCTGAGGCCTCAGCAGCAGACTCTTTTTTGTGGAGGCTGTTGGTAGAAGGTATAGCGTTTTTAGGAGAGAAGAATATTGCCCTGGTAGCAGGTGGTTTAGTGGCCCTGCTTATGCTAGCCATGCAAAAACAGGGAGATAAAAAAGCCATTGTAGCTTCGGTGCAGGGCGCCCTGATGACAGCCGGAGTAATTATTCTCATTACTTCTGCCGGAGGGGCCTTTGGCGGCATGCTTCAGCAAACCGGTATCAGTGCTCGTATCGGAGCATTGACACAGAATTTCCAGATGGCTCTGCTTCCGCTGGCCTTCTTCATTACTGCCATAGTACGTACAGCTCAGGGTTCGGCCACAGTGGCTATGATTACCGCATCCGGAATCCTGGCAGGCATGGCAGATGCAAACTATCTGGAGTATCATCAGCTCTATATTGGTCTGGCAATTGCCTGCGGATCTAAACTTATTCCCTGGATGAATGACAGTGGCTTCTGGATCGTGTGTAAAATGAGCAATCTCACCGAGAAAGAAGCGCTGAAAACCTTTTCACCCTTGCTCACCATCATGGGGATTTCCGGATTGATTGTGATTGTGATCGCCGCCAAACTCCTGCCGCTGATATAA
- a CDS encoding HpcH/HpaI aldolase family protein translates to MKNLKQRLKQGKTLNGCWLNLGSSLTAEIVGLSGFDWVLIDLEHGAGGEKDVLHQLQALEHTPAAPIVRIESFERQRFHRVLDMGAEGIMCPRINNLEEAKQAVSALLYPPEGSRGVAKMVRATNFGKDFDTYRTQAKDNILGVLQVETIEVLDHLDAIATLDGVDVLFIGPADLSMALGIFGQFDHPTFKDALKATVNAAQKAGKATGILLFNPEDYTTYHKMGIRMIACGADATFVAQGARSMADRLHKLRTDH, encoded by the coding sequence ATGAAAAACCTAAAACAACGACTGAAGCAAGGCAAAACACTCAACGGATGCTGGCTAAACCTGGGCAGTTCTTTAACGGCAGAGATTGTAGGACTGTCAGGATTTGACTGGGTACTCATAGACCTGGAACATGGTGCAGGAGGAGAAAAAGATGTGCTACACCAGCTACAGGCATTGGAACATACGCCCGCTGCTCCTATCGTAAGGATAGAAAGTTTTGAGCGACAACGTTTTCATCGGGTATTGGATATGGGCGCTGAAGGTATCATGTGTCCGAGAATCAATAATCTGGAAGAGGCGAAACAGGCAGTAAGTGCTTTGCTTTATCCACCGGAAGGAAGCCGGGGGGTAGCCAAGATGGTACGTGCTACCAACTTTGGGAAAGACTTTGACACCTACCGCACACAGGCAAAAGATAATATCCTGGGTGTTTTACAAGTTGAAACCATAGAAGTGCTGGATCATCTGGATGCAATAGCTACTCTGGATGGTGTAGATGTGTTGTTTATCGGTCCTGCAGATCTTTCTATGGCCTTGGGTATTTTCGGGCAGTTTGATCATCCTACCTTCAAAGATGCGCTCAAAGCTACTGTCAATGCAGCGCAAAAGGCAGGTAAAGCAACGGGTATCCTTTTGTTTAACCCCGAGGATTATACTACCTACCATAAAATGGGCATCAGGATGATTGCCTGTGGAGCTGATGCTACTTTTGTAGCCCAAGGAGCGCGTAGTATGGCAGACCGTCTGCATAAACTAAGAACAGATCATTAA
- a CDS encoding SusD/RagB family nutrient-binding outer membrane lipoprotein codes for MKKINIYIYRWTILLVFLASCDDGFDEMNINPVALTSVDPAFLLNTAIVESATGYNNLQYETIIVKQMINPFSGVGAAGQYNQDNRSVTSGNWTRHYRSTIKELTVVISQTQDDPERVNLYHMARIWRAYAFMVLTDSYGDVPYTEAGLGYLEGIVTPVYDTQEAVYNSILSELEAAAAALDASRSETSRDILYGGDITKWKQLGNSLLLRAAMRLSKVNPGSAADYVARAVAGGLMQSNEDNAVLRHSANFPNPIGNQLNGGQSGFFYLAEDFVDYLQENNDPRLASIAVRYVGAQSGVDHNETTADRSPEVQIGMPLGYDNTTVSEAVTADNLSSLYDYSQLDRTRMGGAQAPTFFVTYAQTQLLLAEAAARNWTQGNAANLYNSGIRAHMEQLADYGANTAIAESEVNAYLQAHPFVEGEALEQINTQYWVASFLNGPEAWANFRRSGYPELTPNPFPGSDLQTEEFIRRLTYPDAELNVNDDHVQQAIGRQGPDILDTRVWWDVE; via the coding sequence ATGAAAAAGATCAATATATATATCTATCGCTGGACCATTCTTCTGGTTTTTCTGGCTTCCTGCGACGATGGATTTGATGAAATGAACATAAATCCCGTTGCCCTGACTTCTGTAGATCCTGCCTTTCTTTTGAATACAGCCATCGTGGAAAGTGCGACCGGTTATAACAATCTGCAATATGAAACCATCATCGTAAAGCAAATGATCAATCCTTTCAGTGGCGTTGGAGCCGCCGGGCAATACAATCAGGACAATAGAAGTGTTACCTCCGGCAACTGGACCCGGCATTACAGAAGCACCATCAAGGAATTGACGGTGGTCATCTCCCAGACGCAGGATGATCCTGAGCGTGTCAATCTGTATCATATGGCAAGAATATGGAGAGCTTACGCCTTTATGGTGCTTACAGATTCGTATGGAGATGTACCCTATACCGAGGCAGGGCTGGGTTATCTGGAAGGTATTGTCACCCCTGTGTATGATACGCAGGAGGCGGTTTACAATAGCATACTGAGTGAACTGGAAGCCGCTGCTGCTGCCTTAGATGCTTCCAGGTCAGAAACATCCAGAGACATCCTTTACGGAGGAGATATCACCAAATGGAAGCAATTGGGAAACTCTCTTTTATTGAGAGCAGCCATGCGGCTTTCCAAGGTGAACCCCGGCAGCGCGGCAGATTACGTAGCCCGGGCAGTTGCAGGAGGTTTGATGCAGTCCAATGAGGACAATGCCGTACTGCGTCATTCGGCCAATTTTCCCAATCCTATCGGCAACCAGCTAAATGGAGGACAATCCGGTTTCTTTTATCTGGCAGAAGATTTTGTGGATTATCTTCAGGAAAATAATGATCCCCGCCTTGCTTCTATTGCCGTGCGCTATGTGGGAGCACAAAGTGGGGTAGACCATAATGAGACTACTGCTGACCGCTCTCCCGAAGTTCAGATCGGCATGCCCCTGGGGTATGATAACACCACGGTTTCTGAGGCAGTCACCGCAGACAACCTTTCCAGCTTATACGATTACAGCCAGCTTGACAGAACCAGAATGGGTGGTGCTCAGGCGCCCACCTTTTTTGTGACCTATGCGCAAACACAGCTTTTGCTGGCAGAAGCTGCGGCCCGCAACTGGACCCAGGGAAACGCAGCCAACTTGTACAACAGTGGCATCAGGGCTCATATGGAACAGCTTGCCGATTATGGTGCCAATACAGCAATTGCGGAAAGTGAGGTTAATGCCTATCTGCAAGCCCATCCTTTTGTAGAAGGAGAAGCTTTGGAACAAATCAATACCCAATACTGGGTAGCTTCTTTTTTGAATGGACCGGAAGCCTGGGCTAACTTCCGTCGCAGTGGCTATCCTGAGCTGACACCCAATCCTTTTCCGGGCAGTGATCTTCAAACGGAGGAGTTTATCCGACGGTTAACCTATCCGGATGCAGAACTGAATGTTAATGATGACCATGTGCAACAGGCAATTGGCAGGCAGGGGCCTGATATTCTGGATACCCGTGTATGGTGGGATGTGGAATAG